In Persicimonas caeni, a single window of DNA contains:
- a CDS encoding ABC transporter ATP-binding protein, with translation MSAIVELRSVDKDYPLGNTVVKALKGIDLTIRRGEFTTIAGPSGSGKTTVLNLIGCIDIPTRGQVLIDGQSTSELSDSELTDLRLHKLGFIFQSFNLIDVLDVFHNVEFPLLLQGELSKAERKKRVEEMVEKVDLTPQLTQRPNELSGGQRQRVAIARALVTQPQIVMADEPTANLDSTTGRNIIDLMRHINQTMDTTFIFSSHDPKIIERAERVIELVDGQVSHDEHREVLEEATA, from the coding sequence ATGTCAGCGATCGTCGAGCTTCGAAGTGTCGACAAGGATTACCCACTGGGTAATACGGTCGTCAAAGCCCTCAAGGGCATCGATTTGACCATTCGTCGCGGTGAGTTCACCACCATCGCCGGCCCGTCGGGCAGCGGTAAGACCACCGTGCTCAACCTCATCGGCTGCATCGATATCCCCACCCGGGGCCAGGTGCTCATCGACGGGCAGTCGACCTCGGAGTTGTCCGACAGCGAGCTGACCGACCTGCGGCTGCACAAGCTCGGGTTCATCTTCCAGAGCTTCAACCTCATCGACGTGCTCGACGTCTTCCACAACGTCGAGTTCCCCCTGCTGCTCCAGGGCGAGCTGAGCAAGGCCGAGCGCAAAAAGCGCGTCGAGGAAATGGTCGAGAAGGTCGACCTGACCCCGCAACTCACCCAGCGGCCCAACGAGCTCAGCGGCGGCCAACGCCAGCGCGTGGCCATCGCCCGCGCGCTCGTCACCCAGCCCCAGATCGTCATGGCCGACGAGCCCACCGCCAACCTCGACTCGACCACTGGGCGCAACATCATCGACCTGATGCGCCACATCAACCAGACGATGGACACCACGTTCATCTTCTCGAGCCACGACCCCAAGATCATCGAGCGCGCCGAGCGCGTCATCGAGCTGGTCGACGGCCAGGTCAGCCACGACGAGCACCGCGAAGTCCTCGAAGAGGCGACCGCCTGA
- a CDS encoding SLC13 family permease, with protein sequence MTTAVLVVLGILLLAVVLFITEVIPVDQTALGIMVLLALLGPWTGISPQEAISGFSNPATITVLAMLILSEGVRRTGAVQLLGQWLSGFAKDSEMRQLGVTIALPGLSSGFLNNTPIVALMVPVVSDMAHRGRVSPSKLLIPLSYASMLGGMLTVVGTSTNLLASNVSERLLGHPFSMFEFFELGLLVLVSGAIFMMTLGPRLLPERIKPDESFLDEYGMMPYLAKLQVAEGAAVLGRTIRVVLDESELDVDILQLIRDDKVFRQPLGAKQFAAGDILVVRARRQTLDRLSAMYGLEMMPAVLSEEDIEISDEPHELAEIVIPSGSTMVGKPLSELAVLEQLNARLLAIRRRAEVLHDRIENVPLASGDTLLVQVPSGAWKDSESTHDFLLLKSDQPKQYRYDKIPVAVAILVGVVIAASIGLAPIVISALAGVVLMGLFGVLRPQELYESVRWDIIFLLAGVIPLGMALEESGAASLLGHAVAEVATVLPALGVLWVLYMITSLVTAFISNNASVLLLLPVAFETAVEIGAEPFSFILAVTFAASAAFISPLGYQTNLFVYGPGGYKVTDYVRLGLPLQLVCSVVTVLGIWMIWGV encoded by the coding sequence ATGACGACTGCAGTACTGGTGGTGCTGGGGATTCTGCTGTTGGCCGTGGTGCTCTTCATCACCGAAGTCATCCCCGTCGACCAGACCGCGCTCGGCATCATGGTGCTCCTGGCGCTGTTGGGCCCGTGGACCGGCATCAGCCCCCAGGAGGCCATCTCCGGGTTCTCCAATCCGGCGACGATCACCGTCTTGGCGATGCTCATCTTGAGCGAAGGCGTGCGGCGCACAGGCGCGGTGCAGCTCTTGGGGCAGTGGTTGTCGGGCTTCGCCAAAGACAGCGAGATGCGCCAACTCGGCGTGACCATCGCCTTGCCGGGGCTCTCCTCGGGCTTTCTGAACAACACACCCATCGTCGCCCTGATGGTGCCGGTCGTCTCCGACATGGCCCACCGGGGGCGCGTGTCGCCCTCGAAGCTTCTCATTCCGCTCTCGTACGCCTCGATGCTCGGCGGCATGCTCACCGTGGTGGGCACGTCGACGAACCTGCTGGCGAGTAACGTCAGCGAGCGGCTGCTGGGGCATCCCTTCTCGATGTTCGAGTTCTTCGAGCTCGGCTTGTTGGTGCTCGTCAGCGGCGCCATCTTCATGATGACGCTCGGCCCCAGGCTGTTGCCCGAGCGCATCAAGCCCGACGAATCCTTCCTCGATGAGTACGGCATGATGCCGTACCTGGCCAAGCTGCAGGTGGCCGAAGGGGCGGCGGTGCTGGGTCGTACGATTCGCGTGGTGCTCGACGAGAGCGAACTCGACGTCGATATCCTGCAGTTGATTCGCGACGACAAGGTCTTTCGCCAGCCGTTGGGCGCCAAGCAGTTCGCCGCGGGCGATATCCTGGTGGTGCGAGCGCGTCGACAAACCCTCGATCGTCTGTCGGCGATGTACGGCCTCGAGATGATGCCGGCGGTGCTCTCCGAGGAGGATATCGAGATCAGCGACGAGCCACACGAGCTCGCCGAGATCGTCATCCCCTCCGGGTCGACGATGGTGGGCAAGCCGCTGAGCGAGTTGGCGGTGCTCGAGCAGCTCAACGCACGCCTGTTGGCCATTCGCCGGCGCGCCGAGGTGTTGCACGACCGCATCGAGAACGTGCCCTTGGCCAGCGGCGATACGCTCCTGGTCCAGGTGCCTAGCGGCGCGTGGAAGGATAGCGAGAGCACCCACGACTTTCTGCTCCTCAAGAGCGACCAGCCCAAGCAGTACCGCTACGACAAGATCCCGGTCGCCGTCGCCATTCTCGTCGGCGTGGTGATCGCCGCCTCGATTGGCCTGGCGCCGATCGTCATCAGCGCGCTCGCCGGAGTGGTGCTCATGGGGCTCTTCGGCGTACTTCGCCCCCAGGAACTGTACGAATCGGTGCGCTGGGACATCATCTTTCTTCTGGCGGGGGTCATCCCGCTGGGCATGGCGCTCGAGGAGAGCGGCGCGGCGAGCCTGCTGGGCCACGCCGTCGCCGAGGTGGCCACGGTGCTGCCCGCGTTGGGCGTGTTGTGGGTGCTCTACATGATCACGAGCCTGGTGACCGCGTTTATCAGCAACAACGCCAGCGTGTTGTTGCTGCTGCCGGTGGCCTTCGAGACGGCCGTCGAGATCGGTGCCGAGCCCTTTAGCTTCATTCTGGCGGTTACCTTCGCCGCCAGTGCCGCGTTCATCAGTCCGCTGGGATACCAAACCAACCTGTTCGTGTACGGGCCGGGCGGCTACAAGGTCACCGATTACGTGCGCCTGGGCTTGCCCCTGCAGCTTGTGTGCAGCGTGGTGACGGTCTTGGGAATCTGGATGATCTGGGGCGTGTGA
- a CDS encoding SLC13 family permease: MSWELIVVLALTVLAVVLFVSEALRIDLVALLVMALLMVTGILTPEEGLRGFSNSATITIAAMFVLSEALRQTGLVRLLGDKLSQLFKQSYKKAMSAMMGGVGVLSAFINNTGVVAIFLPIMTGASRDARISATKVLMPLSFAAMFAGVCTLIGTSTNILVSSIMDDHGMAPIGMFEMAPLGLVFFGVGVVYMLTVGDRLMPERESDESLTESFEVAPFLTEIEIMPTAQSAYVACGKAKLCESQDIDILEVFRDGTSLGSPDPDLVFEPGDILRIRGSAEAIRDIERNVNLKIRPELELSDTELEAEESSLIEAVVAPDSVIDGKSLNEIDFAEQFTAYVLAIRREGELLHDNLLDEKLEAGDVLLLQTPTDKIAQLQRHSAFLVVSELGLPEYHREMLIPALIIVAAVVLTAAFELLPIVVSAVCGAVLLVVARIVSVKDAYEAINWQVIFLLAGILSLGVALEKTGGVDLIAEFITGTLGNWGPTAILAGFYVATTLLTSIMSNQATAILLAPVAIDAANALGLDPRPFALAITFAASASFITPIGYQTNTLVYGAGQYKFADFIKVGSPLTFIFAAIAVWLLPVFWPM, encoded by the coding sequence ATGTCCTGGGAACTCATCGTCGTCTTGGCCCTGACGGTCTTAGCCGTCGTGCTCTTCGTCTCCGAGGCGTTGCGCATCGACCTGGTCGCGCTTCTGGTCATGGCCCTGCTCATGGTCACCGGCATCCTCACCCCCGAAGAGGGCCTGCGCGGCTTTAGCAACTCGGCGACGATCACCATCGCGGCGATGTTCGTGTTGAGCGAAGCGCTGCGCCAGACCGGCCTGGTGCGCCTGCTGGGCGACAAACTCTCCCAACTCTTCAAACAGAGCTACAAAAAAGCGATGTCCGCCATGATGGGCGGGGTGGGCGTGCTGTCGGCGTTTATCAACAACACCGGCGTGGTCGCCATTTTCCTGCCCATCATGACCGGCGCCTCGCGCGACGCACGCATCAGCGCCACCAAGGTGTTGATGCCCCTGTCGTTCGCCGCCATGTTCGCCGGGGTCTGCACGTTGATCGGCACCTCGACCAATATCTTGGTCAGCTCGATCATGGACGACCACGGCATGGCCCCCATCGGCATGTTCGAGATGGCCCCGCTGGGGCTGGTCTTCTTTGGCGTCGGCGTCGTCTACATGCTCACGGTGGGCGACCGGCTTATGCCCGAGCGCGAGAGCGACGAGTCGCTGACCGAATCGTTCGAGGTGGCGCCCTTTTTGACCGAAATCGAGATCATGCCCACCGCCCAGAGCGCGTATGTGGCGTGCGGAAAGGCCAAACTGTGCGAGTCCCAGGACATCGACATCCTCGAGGTCTTTCGTGACGGCACCTCGCTGGGCAGCCCCGATCCGGACCTGGTCTTCGAGCCGGGCGATATCTTGCGTATCCGTGGCTCGGCAGAGGCCATCCGGGACATCGAGCGCAACGTCAACCTCAAGATTCGCCCCGAGCTGGAGCTGTCGGACACCGAGCTCGAGGCCGAGGAGAGCTCGCTCATCGAGGCGGTCGTCGCCCCCGACTCGGTCATCGACGGCAAGTCGCTCAACGAGATCGACTTCGCCGAGCAGTTCACTGCGTACGTGCTCGCCATCCGCCGCGAGGGCGAGCTGCTGCACGACAACCTGCTCGACGAGAAGCTCGAGGCGGGCGACGTGCTCCTGCTGCAGACGCCGACCGACAAGATCGCCCAGCTCCAACGCCACTCCGCCTTTCTGGTTGTCTCCGAGCTCGGCCTGCCCGAGTACCACCGCGAGATGCTCATCCCGGCGCTCATCATCGTCGCGGCGGTGGTACTCACGGCCGCCTTCGAGCTGCTTCCGATCGTGGTCAGCGCCGTGTGCGGCGCGGTTTTGCTGGTCGTCGCCCGGATTGTGTCAGTCAAAGATGCGTACGAGGCGATCAACTGGCAGGTCATCTTCTTGCTGGCGGGCATCTTGTCGCTGGGCGTCGCCCTCGAGAAGACCGGCGGGGTCGACCTCATCGCCGAGTTCATCACCGGCACCTTAGGCAACTGGGGACCCACCGCGATTCTGGCGGGGTTCTACGTGGCCACCACGCTGCTCACCAGCATCATGTCGAATCAGGCTACGGCCATCTTGCTGGCACCCGTGGCCATCGACGCGGCCAACGCCTTAGGCCTCGACCCGCGCCCGTTCGCCCTGGCGATCACGTTTGCGGCCTCGGCGAGCTTCATCACCCCCATCGGCTATCAGACGAACACGCTGGTCTACGGCGCCGGCCAATACAAATTCGCCGACTTCATCAAGGTCGGCTCACCGCTGACCTTCATCTTCGCGGCGATCGCGGTATGGCTCTTGCCGGTGTTCTGGCCGATGTGA
- the phoU gene encoding phosphate signaling complex protein PhoU, whose product MSSQAKSHTHIHKDYEEELDDLRQRLLKMAGRVEEMIANSMKALIGRNVDLAEKTIASDHRVNRDEMEIDELCLVILAKRQPMAGDLRFITIALKMVTDLERIGDLAVNICQRTIDLSSLPELGPYQDIPEMADHVKEMVKDAIDAFVDRDVVKAQEVIERDDRVDEIYHKVNRELIVMMREEDDIVQAAAHVQSIAKHLERMADHTTNLAEQVIFMVRGKDIRHHNKLELD is encoded by the coding sequence ATGAGCAGTCAGGCAAAATCGCACACGCATATTCACAAAGATTACGAAGAGGAGCTCGATGATCTCCGCCAGCGGCTGCTGAAGATGGCCGGCCGGGTCGAGGAGATGATCGCCAATTCGATGAAGGCGCTCATTGGGCGCAACGTCGATTTGGCCGAGAAGACCATCGCCTCGGACCACCGCGTCAACCGCGACGAGATGGAGATCGACGAGCTCTGCCTGGTGATCTTGGCCAAGCGCCAGCCCATGGCCGGTGATCTGCGCTTTATCACCATCGCGCTCAAAATGGTCACCGACCTGGAGCGCATTGGCGACCTGGCGGTCAACATCTGCCAGCGCACCATCGATTTGAGCAGTCTGCCCGAGCTGGGTCCCTACCAGGATATCCCGGAGATGGCCGACCACGTCAAAGAGATGGTCAAAGACGCCATCGACGCGTTCGTCGATCGGGACGTGGTCAAAGCCCAGGAAGTCATCGAGCGCGACGATCGCGTCGACGAGATCTACCACAAGGTCAACCGCGAGCTCATCGTCATGATGCGCGAAGAGGACGACATCGTCCAAGCGGCTGCCCACGTGCAGTCGATCGCCAAGCATCTTGAGCGCATGGCCGACCACACCACCAACCTGGCCGAGCAGGTCATCTTCATGGTGCGCGGCAAGGATATCCGCCACCACAACAAGCTCGAGCTGGACTGA